DNA from Thermoleophilum album:
GGCATGCCGGCCGCGTCGCGCGTCGCGGCGGTGAGCAGGACTTCGCATGGGCCGGCGAGCGCGGCGACGCGGGCGGCGATGTTGATCGTCGAGCCGAACCAGTCGGCGCCGCGTCGCGCCGCGGTGCCGGTGTGCATTCCCACCCGCACGTCCGGGAACCCGTGGCGGCGCGACAGGTCGCCAGTCAGCCGCAGGCCGAGACCCACAGCCTCGCCGGCATCGCCGACACGCAGCAGGCACGCGTCTCCGAGCATCTTCACGTCTTCCGCGTCCTCCGGCAAGAGGCGGTTCAGCTCGCGGCAGAACTCCAGCGCGATGTCGGCCGCGCGTTCGTCGCCGTGCGCCTCGGTCAGCGCCGTGAACCCGGCGAGGTCGGCGAAGACGAACGTGTGCCGCTCGTCGCTCACTCGGAATCGTCCTGTTTCCGCGACTCGTTCCACGCTTCTCGCCCTTCGCGGAGCGCGATGCCGGCAACGACGAGAGCGGCGACGGGGTCGGCCCACCACAGGCCGAACGCGGCGTTGAGGCCTAGGCCGACGAGGAGGCTGATCGACAGGTAGTTCGACAGCCACGTCTCTTCGCTCTGGGCGACGAGCACCTGGTTCTCGAGTTCGCGGCCTGTGCGACGCTGGGCGATCGCGACGGGGACCATCACGGCGAGCGCGACCACGTTGAGGACGATCCCGACAATGGACTCGCCGGCCTTGTCCTGACCGACGAGGTCACGAACCGACTCGAAGGCCACGTAGGCGGCCAGCACGAAGAAGGTGATCGCGATCAGGCGCAGCGCGGTGTGCATGCGGGCATGCGCGCCTCCGCGGAG
Protein-coding regions in this window:
- a CDS encoding YHS domain-containing protein gives rise to the protein MSDERHTFVFADLAGFTALTEAHGDERAADIALEFCRELNRLLPEDAEDVKMLGDACLLRVGDAGEAVGLGLRLTGDLSRRHGFPDVRVGMHTGTAARRGADWFGSTINIAARVAALAGPCEVLLTAATRDAAGMPDGVVFEGCGAHELRHVAAPVHLFRARSVDEDARDGRWVIDPVCRMRLDVDQAATSIEHDGTERYFCSALCAGKFARSPDRYLRDAAHVPL
- a CDS encoding cation transporter, which gives rise to MHGHDGVAIEPAVLRDTERLRRRGLRLAWFIVVWDVIEGGVAVTAGLAAGSIALVGFGIDSTIEVFAAAVVIWQLRGGAHARMHTALRLIAITFFVLAAYVAFESVRDLVGQDKAGESIVGIVLNVVALAVMVPVAIAQRRTGRELENQVLVAQSEETWLSNYLSISLLVGLGLNAAFGLWWADPVAALVVAGIALREGREAWNESRKQDDSE